A segment of the uncultured Methanobrevibacter sp. genome:
ACTATAGACCTAACAATAATGGCAATGTCAGGTCCCGAGGAATGGGGGCTTGTCCCCCATTCCGAGTTTATGGATTTGGAATATTATAGTTTGTCAGATTTAAGAACCGACCCTTTAGCGGTCGGTTCGAGGTTATGAAAGTATATGCTAAACATTATTTTGCATTGTGCTATCATGGGTAATCTAAAGGGGGGCTTGTCCCCCCTTAGTTTAGGCATTAAGGGTTACAATGCACGGTGTTTAAGGGAGAGCGTGAAAATGTAAAAAGCACTCTCCCCACCAAATAATCAAAGAGTGATTCAATGAAAATCTATAGCTCAAGTGTAAAAGTAACTAAAAAACACCGTCATAGCTATATTCTAGTTCTATTGAATCCCATGTCCTTTAAAATTTTATTATATTCTTCACGAGTAGTAAAAGAAGGTGCATCCTCATCTCCAGTACTTCCAGTTGCGCCAGTCTCACCAGTATCTCCTGAGTTTGAGGGATTTCTACCACCTGGTGCGGAACCGTCATTACTAGCTTCAATTTTTATTCTTCTCTCAGCAAGTTTTTCCATCAGTTCCATATCAACGTCACCGGATAATAGCTTATCAATAATTTCCTTATCCTGCTGATTCTCATTATAGTTAAAGTTATACTTAGCTTCGTATTCCTTAATCTTTCTTTCATTTTCAGCTTTACGCAACTCAGATAATTCTTTTAAGATATCTTCTTTAGAATCTAAAAATTCTTTATCCTCTTCAATAGCTTTTTTAATTTCTTCATATTTTTCAGATTCTTCTTTTAGATTTTTAATTTCATCCTGAAGCTTTCCAATCTCTGCATCTTTACCTTGAAGTTTCTCCAATAATAAAGTAGTTGCTACATTAGCGTCTTTGCTTGGAGGCTGAGGTTGTGGCTGCGGAGCAGGTGCGGGATTTCCAGTCTCACCAGTATCTCCTGTATCTCCAGTTATATCAGAATTCAACAGGGTAATTTTTCTAGGGCTTTTTGTAACGCCAACATCAATTAAACTCATAGTATCAATTCCAAATGCATCTCCTTTATCTTTCAATAAAACATCAACTTTAGGAGATAGACCTTTTCCTTCCATATCAAGTTCATCCGGAACGTCAATGAATAGCTTGCCGTTCTCATAGCAGATATTATTTCCAATGCCAATATAGACTCTATCGTGTTCTTCCGTTAGTGGAATTCCTCCACGATAGTTTTCAGCTATTAGCTTTAGATCATCTTCAGTCCATTCAACAGGTTTATTTAGGCGATCGTCTAAGTCAGAATAATCATAGGATCCGACTTCAAAAAGTTCATGTTTCATAATAATCACACTTTATTATATTATTTATTATTTATTTTATTATTTTATTTATATAAATATATATTAAACTTCCATTCCCATGTCTCCGAAAATTCTCTCTCCGACTGGTTGCTCCTCTTCAAAGTTACTTAAATAGTTTTCATAAAGTTCCTCACCTTCAGCTGAAAGTTCTGCAATGTATCTTAATACATCATCTCTTGAATAGCTGAAGTAAACATTATAACTATCTTTAACACCCATTATATCCAGTTGCCTTTTCAATAATTCATTGCAATGCTTTAATACCCATTTCTGGTCATTAGCAACATTAACAATAAATCCTGTAATAGCTGAATCGTTAATGTATTCGGCCACGTTCTGGTTAGATTTTTCATTACCTGCCTGTGACTGTGGAGTTACAAAAGTTCTTAAAATATTATTTCTAAAGATTTCCGTTTGTCTTGTATAGTCAGACTGGTAGTTATTACCCCCAAGTATTTTAGATTCAATTCCTGGAGGAACAATAGCTACATTACTTCCGGCCGTTGTTCCATAATCAGCATATAAGTTTTCTTTGGCTGTGGATGAAAGTTCAGTAATTATTGGCTGACCGTTTGCATCAAGTCCCGGCTTAACTTCAATAATATTATCCTTATTAATTCTCTCCACCTGGTTTCTCTCCAAGTTACACTTATGATAGATATCATCAAGACAGTTCAGGATAATGCTTTGCGCTTCAGAATATATTTCATTATACATGAAGTTAATAACCTCTTCAGGCTCATACTTAACCGTTAATGTTCCCTCTTCAACACTTACAAAATTATTAAAGTCTTCAGGAGTTCCATTAACAACATCCTTAGGCATTTCATGAAGGTATAGCTGCACTTCATTATCATCATTGAATTCCTTTTTAAGGCCGTAACCGTGTGCGCCGATTTCTAGAAATACCGGCTTAATATATTTGCCGATATCTTTATCCCAACGCTCAACCGGTTTAATTAAACCCTCTCCATCCACCATTCCGCCTTGCAGAATATTTTTCGCAACCTGTGAAATATCTATCTTTCTGGACCATAAGATCAAAGTCAGTTTCTGTTCCTGAGAAAGTTTATTGTCCTTGTCCACCAGGATCATATTAACATTAGCTTTATCAATTCTGTTTTTCAAAATTCCTGAAGTATAACCGTCAAGTTTAACAGCATATCTGGCATTAGCTATTGTCTTATTAATTACCGGAGGAAGTGCATCAATCAAATCAAGGCCAGTGTTAATGCCGTCTGTTCTAGGCTGTCTTTCATCCTCACCCCAATAGCTGCGCTTAGTATTGTACTGCTCAACACGGTTATTCAATAATCTAGTTTTAATAAAATCAGTAATGCCCATATTAACCATTTCCAATAGTTACTCTGAATAAGTTTTCAATATCTGTACTATAGAATCTCCTAAGTTCAAAATCAGTATACTCCAATAGCTTTTCTAATTCATGGCTGATTCTTAAATCAGATAAGTCACCGTCATAGTCAAGTTCTATGAAAAGTCTTTTCATTAGATTTACTCCTCCAGCAATTCTCTCAAGTCAAATTTTTCATCTTTCAATAAACGATAACATCTGTATACTAAGTCTACCATCAACAAACTAACGAATGCATTTATTATAATCAATCCAACAAGAATACCTATTAATTCTAACATTAACATCACCTGAAGACTTTTTTCTAGAAAATATTATTATTTCCAGTAATTATATTTCACTTGAAATATATGTCTATTATATTATTTATTATATTTTTTATATAAAATTAGTAATAAAATTAATTTAATTAATATAATTGCGAAAAGATATATGAATACAAAAACAGACATATTATTAAAAAACAATGTTTAGAATGTGATAGAGTGAGTCGAAAAAGCAATGATCAAGGGCGAGCATTTGAATTCATAACCTTAATTACTTTAGGCGAGGAAATAAATAAAGTTAGAGAAGCAACAATTATAAAAAATAGTAGTTATGAAGCTACAAAAAGAGCTTGGGAAAATATAGATACAAATCTCCAAGCAGATTTAAAAAAAGCCGCTGTTGCTGCTGTTGGTTCTATTTTTGATTTGGAACCTATGATATTAGAAGATGGTAATGATAAACTCGAATTACTGGTACAACAAGATAGTCAGGGTGAAAAAGGAGATGTTCGTGATATTCTCATTGTCAGAAGAAATGTTAAATGGGAAATTGGTTTAAGTCTAAAACATAATCATTTTGCAGTAAAACACAGTAGACTCTCAAAAAGAATTGATTTTGGAGAAAAATGGTTCAATATACCATGTTCAAAACAGTACTGGGATGAAGTGAATCCATTGTTTGATTATTTACAAGAAGAAAAAATTAAAGGGACAAAATGGAGAGATCTTCCAGATAAAGAGAATGATGTTTATGTTCCTCTCTTGAATTCTTTTAAAGATGAGGTTGTAAGAAGCAATAAATTAAATTCTGAAGTTCCAAAAAGAATGGTTGAATATTTATTGGGTGAATATGATTTTTATAAAGTTGTTAGTGTTGATGCAAAAAAGATTACGCAGATTTTTACTTTTAATTTAAGAGGAACTTTAAATAAAGCAAGTAAAACAACAGAGCCAACTACAGTGATACCTGTAGCTAATTTACCTACAAGAATTGTTGAGATTGATTTTAAACCAGGAAAGAAAAATACAATCGAAATGTTTATGGATGAAGGATGGCAATTTAGTTTTAGAATACATAATGCATCTACAAAAGTAGAACCAAGTTTAAAATTTGATGTTCAAATAGTTGGAATGCCTACAACTATTATTTCAATAAACTGTATGTGGATGTAATTACTGGAGGAATAATAAAATGAAAGTAGCATCATTTTTTTCAGGAGCAGGAGGATTAGATTTAGGTTTTGAAAATGCAGGGTTTGATATTGTTTTTGCTAATGATAATTGGAAAGGTTGTTGGAAAACTTATGAAAAAAACCACGGTTTAAAAATTGATAGGAGATCAATTGAAGATATTAAAGGTGAGGATATTCCGGATGTTGTAGGTTTTATTGGTGGTCCCCCATGTCAAAGTTGGTCTTTAGCAGGTGCCATGAAAGGAATTAAAGATTCAAGAGGACAATTATTATATGATTATGTTAGATTAATCGAAGCAAAAGAACCAAAATTCTTTTTAGCAGAAAATGTTCCAGGAATGGTTTGTAAAACACATTTACCTGAATTTGAAAAATTCAAAGAAGCTTTAAAAGATATTGGATATAATGTTTCATTTAAAGTATTGAATGCAAATGACTATGAAGTTCCACAAGATAGAAAAAGAGTATTTTTAGTTGGTTTGCACGAAAGTTTAAATAAAGAATTTGAATTTCCAGAACCAATTGAACCTAAATTAACTCTTAAAGATGCAATTGGTGATTTACCTGAACCATTGCCAGCATATGGAAAAAATAAAGCTAATCCATTTGATGAAATGGAGATTCCCAATCATGAATATATGACTGGGGATTTTTCAACAATATATATGTCTAGAAATAGAGTTAGAAAATGGGATGAACCGTCTTTCACAATTCAAGCAGGGGGTAGACATGCGCCATGTCATCCTCAAGCAAATACTATGATTAAAGTGGATACTGATAAACGTATTTTTGATCCAGAATCACCAAAACCATATAGAAGATTATCTGTAAGAGAATGTGCGAGAATACAAACATTTCCTGACGATTTTATTTTTTATTATACTAATGTTAATGATGGATACAAAATGATAGGCAACGCAGTACCAGTTAAATTAGCTGAAAATATTGCGGTTAAAATTAAAGATATTATTTAGTTAAAAAATATTGCAACTCTTAACTTATAGAGTTGCAACACTATTGCAATCAATTGCAATTCCAAAAAAAGAGTAACATTAACAATAACAAAATCAATAACT
Coding sequences within it:
- a CDS encoding HaeIII family restriction endonuclease is translated as MSRKSNDQGRAFEFITLITLGEEINKVREATIIKNSSYEATKRAWENIDTNLQADLKKAAVAAVGSIFDLEPMILEDGNDKLELLVQQDSQGEKGDVRDILIVRRNVKWEIGLSLKHNHFAVKHSRLSKRIDFGEKWFNIPCSKQYWDEVNPLFDYLQEEKIKGTKWRDLPDKENDVYVPLLNSFKDEVVRSNKLNSEVPKRMVEYLLGEYDFYKVVSVDAKKITQIFTFNLRGTLNKASKTTEPTTVIPVANLPTRIVEIDFKPGKKNTIEMFMDEGWQFSFRIHNASTKVEPSLKFDVQIVGMPTTIISINCMWM
- a CDS encoding DNA cytosine methyltransferase, translated to MKVASFFSGAGGLDLGFENAGFDIVFANDNWKGCWKTYEKNHGLKIDRRSIEDIKGEDIPDVVGFIGGPPCQSWSLAGAMKGIKDSRGQLLYDYVRLIEAKEPKFFLAENVPGMVCKTHLPEFEKFKEALKDIGYNVSFKVLNANDYEVPQDRKRVFLVGLHESLNKEFEFPEPIEPKLTLKDAIGDLPEPLPAYGKNKANPFDEMEIPNHEYMTGDFSTIYMSRNRVRKWDEPSFTIQAGGRHAPCHPQANTMIKVDTDKRIFDPESPKPYRRLSVRECARIQTFPDDFIFYYTNVNDGYKMIGNAVPVKLAENIAVKIKDII